A segment of the Streptomyces sp. XD-27 genome:
CCTCGTCCCAGGTCCGGTCTTTGCCGCCCGGCCGGTGCCACTCGTCGTCGGTGCCCAGCATCATGAACGGGCGGCCGTCCAGCCCGTCCTCGGGGACGGGGGCGACGAACGCGCCGTCCATGTTGACCCCGGCCCGCACCCGCCGGTCCGTCGCCATCGTCTCGGCGGCGCCCGCGCCCCCGATGGAGTGGCCCGCCATGCCGATCCGCTGCCGGTCGATGAGCCCGGCATGCCGCCAGGCGGGGTGGCGGCCGGTCAGCCGGTCGAGGAGGAAGGACACGTCCGCGGCCCGCACCCGGGGGACGCGGGCGCGCACGGCGTCCCCGCCCTCATCCGCCTTCGCGCAGGCCACGCAGGTCAGCACCCGCCCGCCGGGGAAGCGCGTACCGAGCGACTCGTAGGCGTGGTCGACCGCCGCGACCACGTATCCCCTGCTGGCCAGGTCACCGGCGAGATGGGTCAGCGTGGCGCGGTTCATGCCGAAGCCCGGGGAGAGGACCACCAGCGGGAACCTGCCGTGGGTCGGGCGGGCCGCGGTGCGCACCTGGGTGGCGGTCGCGCTCACCGTCTCGGGCGGCACGACCTTGTCCAGATCCCGGCTCTCCAGGAGCAGCCGCGCCTCCTCCGTCGACATGTACGGCGCCGCGCGTCCGGTGCCGGGGCGGGCGGGGAAGTACAGGTCGACCATCAGCTCGCGGGCCTTCGCCTCGGACACCCACGGGTCCGGACGGGACCGGTCGGTCAGGTGGATGGTGTCCCGGCCGACCGCGTACGGGCCGCTGAGCCGCGGCAGTTCAAGGCGTATGTTCTGGTTCGACCGGACGTCCAGGGCGGTGGCCCCCGTGGCCGCGGCGGTCGGGGACGACGCGTCGGTGCGCGGTTCCGCCGACGCCGCGCCCGCTGCGGCGAGCGGCAGGGACACGGCGGCGACGAGGGCGGCGGCGAGCGCCGCGCGACGGGTTCTGGTCATGACGCGACGCTAACTTCCGCCCCATATCGACCGCGTCCTACGGAAGTCGGGGATTGGCCCGTGCAGATGCGACTCACGGATCACGGGGTGCCGCGCGACGTCCGCCCTACGGCGTAGGGGGTCCGCCGCCGGGAGCCACCGACGGTGCCCGAAGCGCGGCGGCTGAGCGGCGGCTGAATCCATCGTGCCGTTCACCACCTACTGGCGGTACAACTTGCGTTCGACACGGTCCCGCATGGTGGGATTGACCGATGCGAACCCCCACGCGCATATCAACATCGCCGGTTCCGGACCTCACGCAGCCGCTTCCCCAGGCTCCCGCGGCTGACGAGCTCCCGCCCCGCAACCCGTACGACGAACTCGCCGAGCTCGCCGACCCGTACGACCCCGACGACCCGCTGGGCCTCGGGCTCAAGCCGGACGGGCCCGACGGCGACGCGGACGGCGAAGAGCCCTGGTCGCCGCCCAACCACCGCAAGCGCAAGCGCGGCCGCCGCCGCCCGCTGTCCGGGGTCTCGCTGCTCCTCAAGCTGGTGATCGCCGCCGCCGCGGCCACCGTGATCCTGGTGCTCGCGGACCGCTGCGCCGTGATGTACGCGGAACGGCAGGCGGCCCAGCGGGTGCAGAAGCAGCTCGGGCTGGAGGCCGCGCCCGAGGTGGAGATCAGGGGCTTCCCGTTCCTGACCCAGGTGCTGGACGGGCGGCTGGACCAGGTGGACGTCACCATCCCCGACGTGGCGGCGGACCGGGTCTCGCTGGCGCAGGTACGCGCCAGCGCCCGGGACATCCACATCGCCGGCAGTCTCCCCGACTCCGTCGAGGGCGCCACCATCGACAGCCTCGACGGCGACGTCCTGCTGTCCTTCGACGACATGAACCGCGAACTCGGCGCCTCCCAGGTGCGGTTCACCGGCCATGGCCCCGAATCCGTACTCGCCGCGGGAAAGCTGCCCGTGGCCGGGCAGGAGGTACAGGTGCGGGCCAAGGCGCGCATCATGCGCGACGGCGCACGCGGGATCTCCACCGACATCACGGGCATGCGACTCGACATCCCCGAGGTGGCGACCTACCGGCCGGGCAAGCACG
Coding sequences within it:
- a CDS encoding alpha/beta hydrolase is translated as MTRTRRAALAAALVAAVSLPLAAAGAASAEPRTDASSPTAAATGATALDVRSNQNIRLELPRLSGPYAVGRDTIHLTDRSRPDPWVSEAKARELMVDLYFPARPGTGRAAPYMSTEEARLLLESRDLDKVVPPETVSATATQVRTAARPTHGRFPLVVLSPGFGMNRATLTHLAGDLASRGYVVAAVDHAYESLGTRFPGGRVLTCVACAKADEGGDAVRARVPRVRAADVSFLLDRLTGRHPAWRHAGLIDRQRIGMAGHSIGGAGAAETMATDRRVRAGVNMDGAFVAPVPEDGLDGRPFMMLGTDDEWHRPGGKDRTWDEAWTRFDGWKRWLTVAGSGHMTFTDLPILGEQLGLPDPEVPLSGRRSAEITHDYVAAFFDLHLRGEPQPLLEGPSRANPEVRFQNP
- a CDS encoding DUF2993 domain-containing protein yields the protein MRTPTRISTSPVPDLTQPLPQAPAADELPPRNPYDELAELADPYDPDDPLGLGLKPDGPDGDADGEEPWSPPNHRKRKRGRRRPLSGVSLLLKLVIAAAAATVILVLADRCAVMYAERQAAQRVQKQLGLEAAPEVEIRGFPFLTQVLDGRLDQVDVTIPDVAADRVSLAQVRASARDIHIAGSLPDSVEGATIDSLDGDVLLSFDDMNRELGASQVRFTGHGPESVLAAGKLPVAGQEVQVRAKARIMRDGARGISTDITGMRLDIPEVATYRPGKHAGLRLHRESAERIAQDAGKAKAMLAVPSLARRLGVPDQVAQEALRSDARLNELTSSPRFVEALMRVNLVDAVTEHPWVLERIGIDPKLAAALIRLQPPELSERLALSFQLPEKAGDLRLRNITVERDGIRADLAGDHLDFGKAKE